From Podospora bellae-mahoneyi strain CBS 112042 chromosome 3, whole genome shotgun sequence, the proteins below share one genomic window:
- the RSM25 gene encoding mitochondrial ribosomal small subunit component (EggNog:ENOG503NVAN; BUSCO:EOG09264X41; COG:J), with translation MARGPSRLLASRVHQTATESLASTVYPKTYNPSPPWVAALANIPPSEIWTRPYPAQHALLPVRLPKSRKTPPKNLYRPTKIEHPEDRLRKQFYSDHPWELARPKLLMEIDGKDARYRDWSKGLRQPGMKLSGESVVQRQLYLMQHAKMTRAQAYDVARKEFYKLRRFEETEARIAQEEARAYGAYFGKTVNQVGMELEDKEYNNWLKWAGEEITGQEMERQAAYANDIDLPEVEAEEAADV, from the exons ATGGCCCGCGgcccctcccgcctcctcgcctcgCGCGTCCACCAGACAGCCACCGAATCCCTAGCCTCGACCGTCTACCCAAAAACCTACaatccttcccccccctggGTCGCCGCCCTagccaacatccccccctctGAAATCTGGACACGCCCCTACCCAGCCCAGCACGCCCTCCTGCCCGTCCGCCTCCCCAAATCACGTAAGACCCCCCCGAAAAATCTCTACCGCCCAACCAAGATCGAGCACCCCGAGGACCGCCTCCGCAAGCAATTCTACTCCGACCACCCATGGGAACTCGCCCGGCCCAAGCTCCTCATGGAAATCGACGGCAAGGACGCTCGGTATCGGGATTGGAGCAAAGGACTCCGACAGCCGGGGATGAAATTGTCTGGAGAGAG TGTCGTCCAACGCCAACTATATCTCATGCAGCACGCCAAAATGACGCGAGCGCAAGCCTACGACGTTGCCCGCAAGGAGTTCTACAAGCTCCGCCGCTTCGAGGAGACAGAGGCCAGGATAGCCCAGGAAGAAGCGAGGGCCTACGGCGCCTACTTTGGCAAGACGGTCAACCAGGTCGGCATGGAGCTCGAGGACAAGGAGTACAACAACTGGCTCAagtgggctggggaggagattaCAGggcaggagatggagaggcaGGCGGCCTACGCGAATGATATTGATTTGCCCGAGgtggaggctgaggaggctgccgatGTGTAG
- the ALG14 gene encoding UDP-N-acetylglucosamine transferase subunit (EggNog:ENOG503P6BR; BUSCO:EOG092643QM; COG:S) — protein sequence MDPHLSDRGESQAATHKPLDSLADQPDFLQNNRQREGRSPAEQNLEPPASDFFSSSPQSQFFLFTDNPDFRPQFFINTAIEAFVATRTALTTSFGSSRKSLTGVTCQTARNSFASAPPAEEQDEIKMLESIDEMGGEGGLLGVFLALLCAFVAAAAAVVKLSWPALATLVVAGCSGVAYRHQTLVSSRRRVRGGLFPALARGAVPVASSRGAGILGRVPAYFLFVLGSGGHTTEMFETIKNSFLPSPAQHRRYVITSGDGDSLRRLLRLESLLDRAVLGSLAGGDKARVGTRDMFTIPRARRVHQPFWTAPFTSLVTGLGAVKALSTVPRSRKGEGYKWPNVIVTNGPGTGFVVALVAYILKLLSVVPQDGCKVVYVESWARINSLSLTGKMFYWSGIAEVFGVQHRQLCDKYEGVIYVGEVGAAKRARMG from the exons CAGACTTTCTCCAGAACAACCGGCAACGAGAAGGGCGAAGCCCAGCAGAGCAAAACTTGGAGCCACCGGCTTCAGATTTCTTttcgtcatcaccaca ATCTCagttcttcctcttcacagACAATCCTGACTTCAGACCTCAGTTCTTCATCAACACTGCCATCGAAGCCTTTGTCGCCACGAGAACGGCCCTCACCACAAGTTTCGGCAGCTCAAGAAAAAGCCTCACTGGTGTCACCTGCCAGACCGCAAGAAACAGCTTCGCC TCAGCACCTCCAGCGGAAGAACAAGACGAGATCAAAATGCTCGAGTCGATCGATGAgatggggggtgagggtggtttGCTCGGTG ttttCCTCGCGCTCTTGTGTGCGTTTGTCGCGGCTGCTGCGGCCGTTGTCAAGTTGTCTTGGCCCGCGCTCGCGACTTTGGTCGTGGCCGGTTGCTCGGGTGTGGCT TACCGCCATCAAACCCTTGTCTCCTCCCGCCGCCGTGTGCGCGGTGGTCTGTTTCCCGCGCTGGCCCGCGGTGCTGTCCCGGTCGCCTCCTCGCGCGGTGCCGGCATCCTCGGGCGTGTGCCCGCCTacttcctcttcgtcttggGGTCGGGCGGGCACACGACCGAGATGTTTGAAACCATCAAGAACTCGTTCTTGCCGTCGCCGGCGCAGCACCGGCGCTATGTGATTACGAGCGGAGATGGGGATTCCTTGCGgcggttgttgaggttggagtCGTTGCTGGACCGGGCTGTTCTCGGTTCTTTGGCCGGTGGTGACAAGGCTCGGGTTGGCACCCGGGATATGTTTACAAttccgagggcgaggagggttcACCAGCCTTTTTGGACGGCTCCGTTTACGAGTTTGGTTacggggttgggggcggTGAAGGCGTTGAGCACGGTTCCTAggtcgaggaagggggaggggtataaGTGGCCGAATGTGATTGTTACCAATGGGCCTGGGACGGGGTTTGTGGTCGCTTTGGTTGCGTACATCCTCAAGTTACTCTCCGTTGTTCCCCAAGACGGCTGCAAAGTGGTTTACGTGGAGAGTTGGGCGCGGATTAACAGCTTGAGCCTGACGGGCAAGATGTTTTACTGGAGCGGGATTGcggaggtgtttggggtTCAGCATCGGCAGCTGTGCGACAAGTATGAGGGGGTGATTTACgtcggggaggtcggggCTGccaagagggcgaggatggggtgA